In the genome of Drosophila yakuba strain Tai18E2 chromosome 3R, Prin_Dyak_Tai18E2_2.1, whole genome shotgun sequence, one region contains:
- the LOC6538438 gene encoding neurofibromin isoform X5, producing MTQKPGEWASALLARFEDQLPNRIGAYGTQARMSQDQLVACLIHISRYRFSLVISGLTKMLQRVNEAALQNRHEPERCYFESLVIILTTLERCLTNQTKDTARFEEAMNVKLLLREISQFVDVQSDSNPNAAQLKALASKVLFALSQNHFSAVFNRISARIQELTSCSEENPDYNDIELIQHIDMDMIKLTKLLQETITKFRSKRAPPLILLYSLEKAIWNWIEYHPQEFQDLQRGTNRDISTCWEPLMDFVEYFKTENKKSKTLVWPLQMLLLILNPSCLEAVVNELQQSEKEKEKDKEKVASKSAQSTSRDKDFSAKQFIESIKRGLGQHSPSKQVTESAAIACVKLCKASTYINNTDSNNVVFKLVQFFINDLKALLFNPAKPFSRGQGYNFADIELMIDCWVSCFRINPHNIEALKVCLNLSSPQAYHFVIVCSLLRLAHIYVDFRLQNKNPFRIVNQPRLSWWPQTDVVHYRSAELRALFTDTLNKATQGYIAHTPLRYITSLTLKSKDTQKGLTRAEEGPAHKMLLLLLVRLIHADPTLLLNTQGKVAHEVQSSTLELINGLVSLVHQTTMPDVAQEAMEALLALHAPEKIEVWNPEAPINTFWDVSSQVLFSISQKLIQHQIANYTDVLKWLREILICRNTFLQRHKDYAHVGSQIAICKQAHIKMEVVFFMYLWSVDLDAVLTSLSCFGLLCEEAEICCSSDELTVGFIMPNYHIYQELAQLSTSATDSRICFFDNTHGNVLSRLTLQKRIMTLLRKIEHCVHGVQPAWEETFRNWEVSSKVLQTYPKCKGEDGQAEVFHRGMGKRRASHQSSEHDLEEQINEWANMTWFLLALGGVCLHKRSSSRQMLLQQSQNNASLGSLAQNSLYSSSTSSGHGSLHPSTVSLSTLPPAPPQDVSYCPVTQFVGQLLRLLVCSNEKIGLNIQKNVKELVGEEMSTQLYPILFDQVRAIVEKFFDQQGQVNVNVTDINTQFIEHTIYIMKSILDPKANKDPNNDQPSPSEHLGVTSIEGMMLGIVRYVRHLDMTVYAIRIKTKLCQLVEVMMKRRDDLAFRQEMKFRNKLVEYLTDWVMGTSHQIAPPSSADAAILTNTSLIFRDLDQACMEAVAALLRGLPLQPEESDRGDLMDAKSALFLKYFTLFMNLLNDCIDSSEAEKEMNNTPLLPPRPRMAAGKLTALRNATILAMSNLLGANIDSGLMHSIDLGYNPDLQTRAAFMEVLTQILQQGTEFDTLAETVLADRFEQLVQLVTMISDKGELPIAMALANVVTTSQMDELARVLVTLFDAKHLLSPLLWNMFYREVEVSDCMQTLFRGNSLGSKIMAFCFKIYGASYLQMLLEPLIRPLLDEEEETCFEVDPARLDPTEDIEQHRNNLIALTQKVFDAIINSSDRFPPQLRSMCHCLYQVLSKRFPNLLQNNIGAVGTVIFLRFINPAIVSPQELGIVDKQVHSSAKRGLMLMSKILQNIANHVEFSKEQHMLCFNDFLRDHFEAGRRFFIQIASDCETVDQTSHSMSFISDANVLALHRLLWTHQEKIGDYLSSSRDHKAVGRRPFDKMATLLAYLGPPEHKPVDSHMMFSSYARWSSIDMSSTNFEEIMVKHQMHEKEEFKTLKSMNIFYQAGTSKSGYPVFYYIARRYKIGETNGDLLIYHVILTLKPFCHSPFEVVIDFTHTCSDNRFRTEFLQKWFYVLPTVAYENVHAVYIYNCNSWVREYTKFHDRILAPLKGNRKLMFLESPNKLTDFIDAEQQKLPGATLSLDEDLKVFSNALKLSHKDTKVAIKVGPTALQITSAEKTKVLAHSVLLNDVYYASEIEEVCLVDDNQFTLSITNESGQLSFIHNDCDNIVQAIIHIRNRWELSQPDSVTVHQKIRPKDVPGTLLNMALLNLGSCDPNLRTAAYNLLCALTATFDLKIEGQLLETQGLCIPSNNTIFIKSVSEKLATNEPHLTLEFLEESIQGFQRSTIELKHLCLEYMTPWLKNLVKFCKSNDDSKKLKVSQILDKLINLTIDQKEMYPSVQAKIWGSIGQIPELIDMVLDNFLHKSITYGLGSPQVEIMADTAVALASANVQLVSKKVITRICRVMDKSCTNPTQYLEQHMMWDDIAILGRYLLMLSFNNCLDVATSVPYLFHTITFLVCSGSLSMRASTHGLVINIIHSLCTCTNPSFSEEAQRVLRLSLDEFSLPKFYLLFGISKVKSAAVTAFRSSCRHPTDKWLGNERVTQPLPADRERLSLPSLEVITDALLEIMEACMRDVPDCEWLNTWTSLARSFAFCYNPALQPRALIVYGCISKSVTDHEVKQLLRILVKALESFNDLILIEALVMCLTRIQPLLRPESPIHRALFWVAISVLQLDEITLYGAGLALLEQNLHTLKSQGCFDKKETIAEVMMKTREKLEWHFKQLDHAVGLSFRSNFHFALVGHLIKGFRHPTPTTVSRTSRVLTMLLGIIAKPLHRDKFEVTPDSVAYLTALVAVSEEVRSRCHVKHALPRWPADLSSSVENGEASGGVQAIGLPLSRRQKSWDILDQSALQFARQHKVPTLQERGSRSSVSNESNVLLDPEVLPDLSIQALVLTVLATLVKYSSDEGETRVLYQYLAEGSVVFPKVFPVIHSLLDQKINNILSVSHDQVVLNSVQNIIQNMLASEDPSQQQLHFLQSCGFGGLWRFAGPFTKYNMMGESSELFVNCLEAMVETCLPGDESAPVPPSPRPYNLSSSLSSLTLGSPTDKECPEAMTTECERRK from the exons ATGACCCAGAAGCCAGGCGAGTGGGCCAGTGCCCTTTTGGCCCGTTTCGAGGATCAG CTGCCAAACAGAATCGGAGCCTATGGCACGCAGGCCAGGATGAGCCAGGACCAACTGGTGGCCTGTCTGATCCACATATCGCGGTATCGCTTCTCCCTGGTCATATCCGGTCTCACCAAGATGCTACAAAGGGTCAATGAGGCG GCACTTCAAAATCGCCATGAGCCAGAGCGTTGCTACTTCGAGTCGCTGGTCATCATACTGACCACTCTGGAGCGCTGTTTGACCAACCAGACCAAGGACACAGCACGTTTCGAGGAGGCCATGAATGTGAAGCTACTGCTGCGCGAAATCTCGCAGTTTGTAGATGTCCAGAGCGACAGCAATCCGAATGCCGCCCAGCTCAAGGCCCTGGCATCCAAGGTGCTCTTTGCCCTGTCCCAGAATCACTTTTCGGCGGTGTTCAATCGCATATCGGCCAGGATTCAAGAGCTGACATCCTGTTCCGAGGAAAATCCGGACTACAACGACATAGAATTAATTCAACACATCGATATGGATATGATAAAGCTAACCAAGCTGCTGCAAG aAACCATCACAAAGTTTCGATCGAAGCGTGCACCACCCTTGATTTTGCTTTACTCGTTGGAGAAGGCTATTTGGAACTGGATTGAGTACCATCCACAAGAATTCCAGGACTTGCAACGCGGCACCAATCGAGATATATCCAC CTGCTGGGAACCACTAATGGACTTTGTAGAGTACtttaaaaccgaaaacaaGAAGAGCAAGACTCTTGTGTGGCCACTCCAAATGCTCTTGCTGATATTGAATCCCTCTTGCCTCGAGGCCGTCGTTAACGAACTCCAGCAGTcggagaaagagaaagaaaaggaCAAGGAAAAGGTTGCCTCGAAGTCAGCGCAATCCACATCCCGAGACAAGGACTTCTCGGCCAAGCAGTTCATCGAGAGCATCAAAAGAGGCTTGGGCCAACACTCACCATCGAAACAGGTGACCGAATCTGCGGCAATTGCCTGTGTGAAGCTGTGCAAGGCATCCACCTACATCAACAACACCGACTCCAATAATGTGGTCTTCAAGTTGGTGCAATTCTTTATCAACGATCTCAAGGCACTGCTCTTCAATCCAGCCAAGCCCTTCTCTCGCGGACAGGGATACAACTTTGCTGATATCGAGCTGATGATTGACTGCTGGGTGTCGTGTTTTCGGATTAATCCTCACAACATCGAGGCCCTTAAAGTTTGCTTGAATTTGTCCTCGCCGCAGGCTTACCATTTTGTAATTGTGTGCTCTCTGCTAAG GTTGGCTCACATATACGTCGACTTCCGTTTGCAGAACAAGAACCCTTTCCGAATAGTAAACCAACCCAGACTGTCTTGGTGGCCACAGACGGATGTGGTTCACTACCGCTCTGCTGAGCTAAGAGCTTTGTTTACGGATACGCTCAACAAGGCTACCCAGGGTTATATAGCTCACACGCCACTGCGCTATATAACCTCCCTGACGCTGAAATCGAAAGATACGCAGAAAGGTTTAACCCGCGCTGAAGAGGGTCCCGCCCACAAAATGTTATTGCTGCTACTCGTACGGCTAATTCATGCCGATCCTACGCTCTTGTTGAAT ACACAAGGAAAAGTGGCACATGAAGTGCAGAGCTCCACGTTGGAGCTAATTAACGGCTTAGTAAGTTTGGTGCATCAAACTACAATGCCAGATGTGGCACAAGAGGCTATGGAGGCGCTGCTCGCTCTGCACGCCCCGGAGAAAATAGAGGTTTGGAATCCAGAGGCTCCGATCAATACGTTCTGGGACGTTAGCTCCCAGGTGCTGTTTTCAATATCGCAAAAGCTCATTCAACATCAAATTGCCAATTACACTGATGTCTTAAAGTGGCTGCGCGAGATCCTTATCTGTAGGAACACGTTCCTCCAACGGCACAAGGATTATGCACATGTGGGAAGTCAGATTGCCATTTGCAAGCAGGCTCACATCAAGATGGAAGTCGTTTTCTTTATGTACCTGTGGAGTGTTGACTTAGATGCGGTGCTGACGTCGCTGTCGTGTTTTGGATTGCTATGCGAGGAGGCTGAGATTTGCTGCAGTTCCGATGAGTTGACAGTCGGCTTTATTATGCCGAATTATCACATTTACCAGGAGCTGGCTCAATTGTCCACAT cTGCAACGGACTCTCGTATTTGCTTCTTTGACAACACCCACGGCAATGTGCTGAGTCGTCTTACACTTCAAAAGCGCATTATGACACTATTGCGCAAGATCGAGCACTGTGTCCATGGCGTTCAGCCCGCCTGGGAGGAGACCTTTCGTAACTGGGAGGTGTCCAGCAAGGTTTTGCAAACGTACCCCAAATGCAAAGGAGAAGATGGCCAAGCAGAGGTCTTCCATCGTGGCATGGGCAAGCGGCGAGCGAGTCACCAAAGCTCAGAGCACGATCTGGAGGAGCAAATCAACGAATGGGCCAATATGACTTGGTTCTTACTAGCCTTGGGTGGCGTCTGCCTTCAcaaacgcagcagcagccgtcaaatgctgctgcagcaatCGCAGAACAACGCTTCTTTGGGATCACTTGCTCAAAACTCCCTTTACTCAAGCTCCACAAGTTCCGGACATGGCTCTCTGCATCCTAGCACGGTTTCATTATCCACGCTTCCCCCAGCACCGCCACAAGATGTCAGCTATTGTCCTGTAACACA ATTTGTGGGCCAACTATTGCGCCTGTTGGTCTGCAGCAACGAAAAAATTGGCCTCAATATtcagaaaaatgtaaaagaacTGGTGGGCGAGGAGATGTCCACCCAACTGTATCCCATACTCTTCGATCAGGTTAGAGCCATCGTAGAGAAGTTCTTCGATCAGCAAGGCCAAGTGAACGTGAATGTGACTGACATCAACACGCAGTTTATCGAGCACACCATCTACATAATGAAATCGATTCTGGATCCCAAAGCTAACAAGGATCCCAACAACGATCAACCCTCGCCATCGGAACATTTAGGTGTTACAAGCATCGAAGGCATGATGCTAGGAATAGTGCGCTACGTTCGTCACCTGGATATGACTGTTTATGCCATTAGAATTAAGACAAAATTGTGCCAGCTTGTGGAAGTAATGATGAAGCGACGCGACGATCTCGCCTTCCGCCAGGAGATGAAGTTCCGGAATAAGCTTGTTGAATACTTGACCGACTGGGTGATGGGCACCTCCCATCAGATTGCTCCGCCCAGCTCGGCGGATGCCGCTATTCTCACCAACACATCCCTCATCTTTCGCGATCTAGACCAAGCCTGCATGGAGGCAGTGGCAGCGCTGCTTAGGGGCCTTCCCCTTCAGCCTGAGGAATCGGATCGAGGCGATTTGATGGATGCAAAGAGTGCGCTCTTTTTGAAGTACTTCACCCTCTTTATGAACCTGCTGAATGACTGCATCGACAGCTCTGAGGCGGAAAAGGAAATGAATAATACCCCGCTATTGCCTCCGCGCCCTCGAATGGCAGCTGGAAAACTGACGGCTCTGCGAAATGCCACCATCCTGGCCATGTCCAATTTGCTGGGCGCCAACATTGACTCTGGATTGATGCACTCCATCGATTTGGGCTATAATCCAGATTTGCAAACCCGTGCCGCTTTCATGGAGGTGCTCACTCAAATCCTGCAACAAGGCACCGAATTTGATACCTTGGCTGAAACGGTTTTAGCTGATCGTTTTGAACAACTGGTCCAACTTGTTACAATGATCAGCGACAAAGGAGAACTGCCAATAGCCATGGCTTTAGCCAACGTAGTTACTACATCGCAAATGGACGAGTTGGCTCGGGTTCTGGTCACCCTTTTCGACGCCAAACACCTGTTGTCGCCCCTCCTATGGAATATGTTCTACCGCGAGGTTGAGGTCTCAGACTGCATGCAGACCCTCTTCCGTGGCAATTCTCTGGGCAGCAAAATCATGGCCTTTTGCTTTAAGATATACGGCGCGAGCTATCTGCAAATGCTACTAGAGCCCCTCATTCGTCCACTGCTGGATGAAGAGGAGGAGACCTGCTTTGAGGTGGACCCGGCTCGTCTGGATCCGACAGAAGACATTGAGCAGCACAGGAACAACCTGATTGCCCTAACACAGAAGGTGTTTGATGCCATTATCAACTCGTCAGATCGCTTTCCCCCGCAATTGCGATCCATGTGTCATTGCCTGTACCAAGTGCTAAGCAAACGCTTCCCGAATCTGCTGCAGAACAATATCGGCGCTGTGGGCACAGTCATCTTCTTGCGGTTCATCAATCCCGCCATAG TTTCGCCACAGGAATTAGGAATCGTCGACAAACAGGTGCACAGCTCGGCCAAACGAGGTCTTATGCTAATGTCCAAGATCCTTCAAAACATTGCTAACCACGTGGAGTTCTCCAAAGAGCAGCACATGTTGTGCTTCAACGATTTCCTGCGCGATCACTTCGAGGCTGGTCGACGGTTCTTCATTCAGATTGCATCAGACTGTGAGACCGTAGATCAGACCTCGCACAGCATGAGTTTTATTTCAGATGCGAACGTATTGGCCCTGCATCGCTTGCTGTGGACGCATCAGGAGAAGATCGGCGACTATCTGTCAAGCAGTCGAGACCACAAGGCGGTTGGAAGGCGGCCCTTCGACAAGATGGCTACTTTGCTAGCTTACTTGGGACCTCCGGAGCACAAGCCCGTGGATTCGCACATGATGTTCAGCTCGTATGCACGCTGGAGCTCCATTGACATGTCATCGACCAACTTCGAGGAGATCATGGTCAAACACCAAATGCACGAGAAGGAGGAGTTCAAGACCCTCAAGTCGATGAACATATTCTACCAGGCCGGGACGAGCAAATCTGGCTATCCTGTCTTTTACTACATAGCAAGAAGATACAA GATTGGAGAAACGAATGGTGATTTACTGATTTACCACGTTATACTCACGCTGAAACCATTCTGTCACTCGCCGTTCGAGGTGGTCATCGATTTTACGCACACCTGCTCGGATAATCGGTTCCGCACCGAGTTCCTGCAGAAGTGGTTTTATGTCCTGCCCACGGTAGCTTACGAAAATGTCCATGCAGTGTACATCTATAACTGCAACTCGTGGGTGCGCGAATATACCAAGTTCCACGATCGCATTCTTGCGCCCTTAAAGGGAAATCGCAAACTTATGTTCCTGGAGTCGCCCAACAAACTTACTGATTTCATTGACGCGGAGCAGCAGAAATTGCCTGGAGCAACTCTTTCGTTAGACGAGGATTTAAAGGTATTTAGCAACGCGCTGAAACTCAGCCATAAAGACACAAAGGTGGCTATTAAAGTGGGTCCCACCGCATTGCAAATAACATCTGCAGAAAAGACAAAGGTCCTGGCTCACTCCGTGCTCCTAAACGATGTATACTATGCATCCGAAATTGAGGAGGTGTGCTTGGTGGACGATAACCAGTTCACGCTGTCTATCACCAACGAAAGTGGCCAGCTTAGCTTTATTCACAACGATTGCGACAACATTGTTCAAGCCATCATCCACATCCGAAATCGATGGGAACTTAGTCAGCCGGACTCAGTAACGGTTCACCAAAAGATCCGACCAAAAGATGTGCCGGGAACGCTTTTGAACATGGCGCTCCTCAATCTGGGATCATGTGACCCCAATCTAAGGACTGCTGCCTACAATTTGCTGTGCGCTTTGACCGCTACTTTTGATCTGAAGATTGAGGGTCAGTTGTTAGAGACCCAAGGACTTTGCATACCCTCCAATAATACCATATTTATCAAGTCCGTTAGCGAAAAGCTGGCCACCAATGAACCACATCTGACTTTGGAATTCCTCGAGGAGTCCATTCAGGGCTTTCAGCGCAGCACCATAGAGCTGAAGCATTTGTGTTTGGAGTACATGACGCCATGGCTGAAGAACCTGGTCAAATTTTGTAAATCCAACGATGACTCCAAGAAGCTGAAGGTCTCTCAGATTTTGGACAAGCTTATCAATTTAACCATTGACCAAAAGGAAATGTATCCCTCAGTGCAGGCCAAGATCTGGGGATCGATTGGACAGATTCCCGAGCTGATCGACATGGTTTTGGATAACTTTTTGCATAAATCGATCACATATGGATTGGGATCACCACAGGTGGAGATTATGGCTGACACGGCAGTGGCTCTCGCATCAGCGAATGTCCAACTGGTGTCCAAAAAGGTCATAACGCGAATATGCCGAGTCATGGACAAATCCTGCACAAATCCCACGCAATATCtggagcagcacatgatgTGGGACGACATTGCCATTCTTGGTCGATACCTGCTCATGTTGTCCTTTAACAATTGTTTGGATGTGGCCACATCGGTGCCATATCTATTCCACACCATTACGTTTTTGGTATGCTCAGGATCCCTGTCAATGCGAGCCTCCACCCATGGCCTGGTGATCAACATCATCCACTCGCTGTGCACATGCACAAATCCCTCCTTTTCAGAGGAGGCGCAGCGAGTACTCCGACTGTCCCTGGATGAGTTCTCACTGCCCAAGTTCTACCTGCTCTTCGGCATCAGCAAGGTCAAGTCGGCAGCAGTTACAGCTTTCCGCTCCAGCTGCCGTCACCCCACAGATAAATGGCTGGGAAATGAAAGAGTTACCCAACCTCTGCCCGCCGATCGGGAGCGTTTATCACTACCATCGCTAGAGGTTATCACGGATGCCCTGCTGGAAATCATGGAGGCTTGCATGCGTGATGTTCCGGACTGCGAATGGCTCAACACTTGGACCTCTTTGGCTCGCAGTTTTGCATTCTGCTACAATCCAGCCCTACAGCCTAGAGCCCTAATAGTTTACGGATGCATCAGCAAGAGTGTTACCGACCACGAAGTTAAGCAGTTACTTCGCATCCTGGTTAAAGCCCTCGAATCTTTCAACGATCTCATTCTGATCGAGGCTCTAGTAATGTGCTTAACTCGCATTCAACCACTGCTAAGGCCAGAGTCACCCATTCATCGGGCCCTCTTCTGGGTGGCCATTTCGGTACTGCAGCTAGACGAGATTACCCTGTACGGCGCTGGGTTAGCTCTGCTCGAGCAAAATCTGCACACGCTTAAGTCACAGGGCTGCTTTGATAAGAAGGAGACCATAGCCGAAGTCATGATGAAGACAAGGGAAAAGCTGGAGTGGCATTTCAAGCAACTGGATCACGCTGTGGGCCTCTCGTTCCGCAGCAATTTCCACTTTGCCCTCGTGGGACATTTGATCAAG GGCTTCCGCCATCCCACACCTACAACCGTTTCACGCACCTCCAGAGTGCTGACGATGCTACTGGGCATCATAGCCAAGCCCCTGCATCGGGACAAGTTCGAGGTAACACCTGACAGTGTGGCCTATTTGACTGCGTTGGTGGCTGTCTCCGAGGAAGTGCGTTCCAGATGTCACGTGAAACATGCTCTTCCCCGCTGGCCAGCCGATCTCAGTAGTAGTGTGGAAAACGGTGAAGCATCCGGCGGAGTACAAGCT ATCGGCCTGCCCCTGTCACGCCGCCAAAAAAGTTGGGACATCCTGGATCAGTCCGCTTTGCAGTTTGCCCGCCAACACAAGGTGCCCACTCTTCAG GAACGCGGTTCGCGTTCGTCAGTGTCCAACGAGTCCAACGTACTGCTCGATCCCGAGGTCTTGCCTGATCTGTCCATCCAGGCCCTGGTACTGACTGTTTTGGCCACCTTGGTCAAGTATTCTTCGGATGAGGGCGAAACGCGCGTTTTGTATCAGTATTTGGCTGAAGGATCGGTGGTTTTTCCAAAAGTGTTTCCAGTCAT CCATTCACTGCTGGACCAAAAGATAAACAATATCTTGTCTGTGTCACACGACCAAGTGGTGCTCAACTCTGTACAGAACATTATACAAAATATGCTGGCCAGCGAAGATCCttcccagcagcagctgcacttCCTGCAGAGTTGTGGTTTTGGCGGACTCTGGAGATTTGCTGGTCCCTTCACCAAG TACAATATGATGGGTGAGTCCTCGGAGCTGTTTGTCAACTGTTTGGAGGCCATGGTTGAGACCTGTTTGCCAGGCGACGAATCCGCGCCGGTGCCACCTTCTCCGCGTCCATACAACCTCAGCTCCAGTCTGAGTAGCCTGACCCTGGGATCCCCCACGGATAAAG aaTGTCCAGAAGCGATGACCACTGAATGCGAAAGGAGGAAATGA